From a region of the Terriglobales bacterium genome:
- a CDS encoding HAMP domain-containing sensor histidine kinase has translation MNLRTRRKSVVFFVTFGVCLIAAAVALNVSWILLHWRTLGWLLLGSILSLAIIAGLALNTIFLVREIRRNEQHDSFLNAVTHELKTPIASLRLYLETLKSRDLDEVQRREFYDVMLADSDRLLSTVEQVLLAARTGQTGRSLARTVVDVAEVVQESVALARTAHHLSPEALRFHAADGHGAPEVLGDRNELYAAFANLIENAIKYSHDGVQVEVEVATPNAESVTVQVRDRGVGIPQDELKRIFKRFHRAPGRQMTRVKGTGLGLFIVRSVIEKHGGRVRAESAGEQHGSTFTVQLPRVQP, from the coding sequence ATGAACCTGCGCACGCGCCGCAAGTCGGTGGTGTTCTTCGTCACCTTCGGGGTCTGCCTGATCGCGGCGGCCGTGGCCCTAAACGTGAGCTGGATCCTGCTGCACTGGCGCACGCTGGGCTGGCTGCTGCTGGGCTCGATCCTGTCGCTGGCCATCATCGCGGGGCTGGCGCTGAACACCATCTTCCTGGTGCGGGAGATACGACGGAACGAGCAGCACGACAGCTTCCTCAACGCGGTGACGCACGAACTGAAGACGCCCATCGCCTCACTGCGGTTGTACCTGGAGACGCTGAAATCGCGCGACCTGGACGAAGTGCAGCGGCGCGAGTTCTACGACGTGATGCTGGCGGATAGCGACCGCCTGCTGAGCACCGTGGAGCAGGTTCTGCTGGCGGCGCGCACCGGGCAGACGGGTCGCAGCCTGGCCCGCACCGTGGTGGATGTGGCCGAAGTGGTACAGGAATCGGTGGCGCTGGCGCGGACGGCGCACCACCTCAGCCCGGAGGCGCTGCGGTTCCACGCGGCTGATGGGCATGGCGCTCCGGAAGTCCTCGGGGACCGCAATGAGCTCTACGCGGCGTTTGCCAACCTGATCGAGAACGCCATCAAGTACTCGCATGACGGCGTGCAGGTGGAGGTGGAAGTGGCCACGCCGAACGCCGAGAGCGTGACCGTACAGGTGCGGGACCGAGGCGTCGGCATTCCGCAGGACGAGCTGAAGCGCATTTTCAAACGCTTCCACCGCGCTCCCGGGCGGCAGATGACGCGGGTGAAAGGCACCGGGCTGGGGCTGTTCATTGTGCGGTCGGTGATCGAGAAACACGGCGGGCGGGTGCGCGCGGAGAGCGCCGGCGAACAGCACGGCAGCACCTTCACCGTGCAGTTGCCGAGGGTGCAGCCATGA
- a CDS encoding NAD(P)-dependent oxidoreductase translates to MRIAFIGMGIMGRPMAANLVKAGHEVTVWNRTPGKAPAGAREAASAREAAREAEVVWMCVPDTAAVEQALLGPQGVEASLKPGMVVVDSSTISPEATQRFAERVRARGADYLDAPLTGSKAAAEGGTLIFIVGGSEAAIEKLHPLWGAMGKQVIRMGGTGMGQGAKLGLNLMIALMYESFAEALTLTRRLGVAPDSFLDLLRSSMARSGVLDYKAPFVERRDFSANFPLRLMHKDLHLILDAAKQHGVRLPGVEGVDTVYEAASQEGHDDLDYAATLLLIEKWAGMEKAA, encoded by the coding sequence ATGCGCATTGCATTCATTGGAATGGGCATCATGGGGCGACCCATGGCCGCCAACCTGGTGAAGGCCGGGCACGAGGTGACGGTTTGGAACCGGACGCCGGGCAAAGCTCCTGCCGGGGCGCGCGAGGCAGCGTCAGCGCGGGAAGCGGCCCGGGAGGCGGAAGTGGTGTGGATGTGCGTGCCGGACACCGCCGCAGTGGAGCAGGCGCTGTTGGGGCCGCAAGGCGTGGAGGCCTCCCTGAAACCGGGCATGGTGGTGGTGGACTCGAGCACCATCTCACCGGAAGCCACGCAGCGCTTCGCGGAGCGCGTGCGGGCGCGGGGCGCGGATTATCTGGACGCTCCGCTTACCGGCTCCAAGGCGGCCGCCGAAGGCGGCACGCTGATCTTCATCGTGGGAGGGAGCGAGGCGGCGATCGAGAAGCTGCATCCGCTTTGGGGCGCCATGGGCAAACAGGTGATCCGCATGGGCGGTACCGGCATGGGTCAGGGGGCCAAGCTGGGCCTGAACCTGATGATCGCGCTCATGTACGAAAGCTTTGCCGAGGCGCTGACGCTGACGCGGCGGCTGGGTGTGGCTCCGGATTCGTTCCTGGACCTGCTGCGGTCGTCGATGGCGCGCTCCGGGGTGCTGGACTACAAGGCGCCGTTCGTGGAGCGGCGCGATTTTTCCGCCAACTTCCCATTGCGGCTGATGCACAAAGACCTGCACCTGATCCTGGACGCGGCCAAGCAGCATGGCGTACGGCTGCCGGGCGTGGAGGGCGTGGACACGGTGTACGAGGCGGCCAGCCAGGAAGGGCACGACGATCTGGACTACGCGGCTACGCTGCTGCTGATCGAGAAGTGGGCGGGTATGGAGAAGGCGGCGTAG
- a CDS encoding response regulator transcription factor has translation MSAVLVVEDEKHLANGLRFNLEAEGYRVELAGDGERALERLKRPEANYDAVILDVMLPGVDGFQVASELRQAGVFTPILMLTARGRPEDVLRGFEAGADDYLPKPFDLTILLARLRGLLRRHRWSRKSGEGVSANATVQARPGNGPEADEFVFDGKRIDFGALELHAGKQAVRLTAMEAELLRYLVQHAGKAVSRKAMLRDVWGLSEETDTRAIDNFIVRLRRYIEKEPSRPQHLLTVRGVGYRFVAAPEK, from the coding sequence ATGAGCGCCGTGCTGGTGGTGGAGGATGAGAAGCACCTGGCGAACGGATTGCGCTTCAACCTGGAAGCGGAAGGCTATCGCGTGGAGCTGGCGGGGGATGGGGAGCGCGCGCTCGAGCGGCTGAAGCGGCCGGAAGCGAACTACGACGCGGTGATCCTGGACGTGATGCTGCCGGGCGTCGACGGTTTCCAGGTGGCGTCGGAGCTGCGGCAAGCGGGCGTCTTTACGCCCATCCTCATGCTGACGGCTCGTGGGCGGCCGGAAGACGTGCTGCGCGGATTCGAGGCGGGCGCCGACGACTATCTGCCCAAGCCGTTCGACCTGACGATTTTGCTGGCCCGGTTGCGCGGCCTGCTGCGGCGGCATCGCTGGTCGCGGAAGAGCGGGGAAGGGGTATCCGCGAATGCCACCGTGCAAGCCCGTCCGGGCAATGGGCCGGAGGCCGATGAGTTTGTCTTCGACGGCAAGCGGATCGACTTCGGAGCCCTGGAACTGCACGCAGGAAAGCAAGCCGTGCGGCTCACGGCGATGGAAGCCGAGCTGCTGCGCTACCTGGTGCAGCACGCCGGCAAGGCGGTGTCGCGCAAGGCGATGTTGCGCGACGTATGGGGCCTGAGCGAGGAGACCGACACGCGCGCCATCGACAACTTCATCGTGCGGCTGCGGCGGTATATCGAGAAGGAGCCCTCCCGTCCGCAGCACCTGCTGACGGTGCGCGGCGTGGGATACCGGTTTGTAGCCGCGCCGGAGAAATAG
- a CDS encoding radical SAM protein, which yields MNAPRNGSPRNGDAVKLSSPRGKLIVLAASDSESSEYLRSTWRQMLLATLPYRYAKWMGTDWSLANEIAADGQARYVPHGLRVVEALLLKKFSPEQIAVCYPDQLERFVGPETRVIGIHAHNPLGITFATDIYPMLYGATAEPINAYEFRRMILHPAIWRHKEHLKVIVGGPGSWQIEKKNLLDEWGVDCLVDGEAEDAVLPLFEAAVRGEPLPRKVECHSPRLERIPPIHHRSTFGVVEITRGCGRGCQFCSVALRGGKSIPLEQILHNVRVQVAEGADTILFTTEDLFLYEQGPKFQTNRTALKKLFESVAAVPGVKHLMLTHGTIAPVVLEPEVIEELSPIAVSKAVGQHKASTHSDHRYANLFVGLETGSPRLFTEYMKGKGYPFRPEQWPDVVLKGMEILNRHNWFPFCTWIIGLPGETREDTKQTLDLLYCLKDAKWCAIPTLFVPLEDTRLENKESAKLVKMTDLQWEVFFTCWRYNLDFYRNTPSVQWKFNLGVPIYYYLMGRRLFGPEMKYPLFRLGHFPERFLRRRLYLDFSGGTKPRYRVPEFVPVPEHHSRPALPDLVQLGGTLGARASADD from the coding sequence ATGAACGCACCGCGAAACGGTAGTCCGCGCAACGGAGACGCCGTTAAGCTGAGCTCGCCACGCGGCAAGCTAATCGTGCTGGCCGCCAGCGATTCCGAATCCTCCGAATACCTGCGCAGCACGTGGCGGCAGATGCTGCTGGCCACGCTTCCGTACCGTTACGCCAAGTGGATGGGGACAGACTGGTCGCTGGCAAACGAGATTGCGGCCGACGGCCAGGCCCGGTACGTCCCGCACGGGTTGCGCGTAGTGGAAGCGCTGCTGCTGAAGAAGTTCTCGCCGGAGCAGATCGCGGTCTGCTATCCGGACCAACTGGAGCGGTTCGTGGGCCCGGAGACGCGGGTGATCGGCATCCATGCCCATAACCCGCTGGGCATCACGTTCGCCACCGACATCTACCCCATGCTGTACGGCGCAACCGCCGAACCCATCAACGCCTACGAGTTCCGGCGGATGATCCTGCACCCGGCGATCTGGCGGCACAAAGAGCACCTGAAGGTCATCGTGGGCGGACCGGGCTCGTGGCAGATCGAGAAGAAGAACCTGCTGGACGAGTGGGGCGTGGATTGCCTGGTGGACGGCGAAGCGGAAGACGCCGTTCTGCCGTTGTTCGAGGCGGCAGTGCGGGGCGAGCCGCTGCCGCGCAAGGTGGAGTGCCACAGCCCGCGGCTGGAGCGAATTCCGCCCATTCACCACCGGTCGACCTTCGGAGTGGTGGAGATCACACGAGGCTGTGGGCGTGGCTGCCAATTCTGCTCGGTGGCACTGCGTGGCGGCAAAAGCATTCCGCTGGAACAGATCCTGCACAACGTGCGGGTGCAAGTGGCCGAGGGCGCCGACACCATCCTTTTCACGACCGAAGACCTGTTCCTGTACGAGCAGGGGCCGAAGTTCCAGACTAATCGCACGGCGCTGAAGAAGTTGTTCGAGTCGGTGGCCGCGGTGCCGGGCGTGAAGCACCTCATGCTGACGCACGGCACCATCGCGCCGGTGGTGCTGGAGCCGGAGGTGATCGAAGAACTTTCGCCCATCGCCGTGAGCAAGGCGGTGGGGCAGCACAAGGCTTCCACGCATTCCGATCACCGCTATGCCAACCTGTTCGTCGGCCTCGAGACCGGATCGCCCCGACTGTTCACCGAGTACATGAAGGGCAAGGGATACCCGTTCCGTCCGGAGCAGTGGCCGGACGTGGTGCTGAAGGGGATGGAAATCCTCAACCGGCACAACTGGTTCCCGTTCTGCACCTGGATCATCGGGCTGCCAGGCGAGACGCGCGAGGACACCAAGCAGACCCTCGACCTGCTCTATTGCCTGAAGGATGCCAAGTGGTGCGCCATCCCTACGCTATTCGTGCCCCTGGAAGACACGCGGCTCGAGAACAAGGAAAGCGCCAAGCTGGTGAAGATGACCGACCTGCAGTGGGAGGTGTTCTTCACCTGCTGGCGCTACAACCTGGATTTTTACCGCAACACGCCCTCGGTGCAATGGAAGTTCAACCTGGGCGTGCCGATCTACTACTACCTGATGGGGCGGCGGCTGTTCGGTCCGGAGATGAAGTATCCGTTGTTCCGCCTGGGACACTTTCCGGAGCGCTTCCTACGGCGCAGGCTCTACCTGGACTTCAGCGGAGGAACAAAGCCACGCTATCGCGTTCCCGAGTTCGTGCCCGTGCCGGAGCACCATTCGCGGCCGGCCCTGCCGGACCTGGTGCAGCTCGGAGGAACGCTGGGGGCGCGAGCGAGCGCGGACGACTAG
- a CDS encoding DUF4440 domain-containing protein, translated as MTGARRAALSLLLFGLPHLALATPQNNAADEVPLERCDRLPVVAVQVERAKMRFLVDTGATSVLNLKSFPEGASREISVTSYSGTASARAREVHVPQLQLGSRVLRNLRLPAIDLSSIGEACGRRIDGIFGVDLLEQLGTTLDLQRRVLQFRQQSGPDPELAELDSAMKACREAFNRQDTAALAQCFDPHISLFLGSGEFHGREECLAHVRQRYFGERGLYLDIHHTEIRIVGDTAWSAYEYRHTSASVDHPGRGMMVMRRTAGTWRILSMHDYPQGMTTAAAQP; from the coding sequence ATGACCGGTGCTCGCCGGGCAGCGCTCTCTCTCCTGCTTTTCGGATTGCCCCATCTTGCCCTGGCCACACCGCAAAACAATGCTGCGGATGAGGTTCCGCTCGAGCGCTGCGACCGGTTGCCGGTAGTCGCTGTCCAGGTGGAGCGCGCCAAGATGCGCTTCCTGGTGGATACAGGCGCCACCTCGGTGCTGAATCTGAAGTCGTTTCCAGAAGGCGCCTCCCGCGAGATCAGCGTCACCTCTTACAGCGGAACCGCCTCCGCCCGCGCGCGCGAAGTTCATGTGCCGCAACTGCAACTAGGCAGCCGCGTGCTGCGCAACCTGCGTCTGCCCGCCATCGACCTCAGTTCCATTGGCGAGGCCTGCGGCCGGCGCATCGACGGCATTTTCGGCGTGGACCTGCTGGAACAGCTCGGCACCACGCTCGACTTGCAGCGCCGCGTCCTGCAATTCCGCCAGCAGAGCGGTCCCGACCCGGAACTGGCAGAACTGGACTCCGCCATGAAAGCTTGTCGTGAAGCCTTCAACCGCCAGGACACTGCTGCACTGGCGCAGTGTTTCGATCCGCACATCAGCCTGTTCCTGGGTTCCGGCGAGTTCCACGGACGCGAGGAATGCCTGGCTCATGTCCGCCAACGTTACTTTGGCGAGCGCGGACTGTATCTGGACATCCATCACACCGAAATCCGCATTGTCGGAGATACCGCCTGGTCGGCCTACGAGTACCGGCACACCAGCGCGTCTGTGGACCACCCCGGGCGCGGCATGATGGTAATGCGGCGCACCGCGGGAACCTGGCGCATTCTCAGCATGCACGACTATCCGCAGGGCATGACCACGGCCGCGGCTCAACCCTGA
- a CDS encoding Xaa-Pro peptidase family protein, with the protein MQRRKFLKSSSVALAGAALAAPQAARAMMRAEDQAAKLPAKEYPPLTGPFRLPAEWHQATMRRFQQKLAEKKLDGAVVTGSDNIQYLTGAFATTTERAIWLFVPAQGDPAIFYPGLDRDLWETWWIKDGEWYFDYHHHGAYNQVVWTAGPTADLFAWMLEGLKKRGHASGRIGFEQPLSDDEAASLRKTTPQMKPEWKTVGETLLRMRQVKTEEELALCRVGIALHDRMMDFARSYILGYGTDATDFEVGHATSAFGAAELVKYLKLDGRPHTGVGVGVGFECRTGVATAYPHPNQFFYKKIERGDAIQIAAGVRIGGYGGEGYRAMQIAGPAVTDLHRKMWEVHTAMTLEQQKLMQAGTPCNAVAEGVLKVAKDGGMEKYVYHRPAHGEGSEGHQAPYLALGDTMLLEENMTFSNEPGLYNPAGGFGYNHSNLVRVTKTGGEQFNQTPLTKEWCWIQI; encoded by the coding sequence ATGCAACGTCGCAAGTTCCTGAAGTCATCGTCGGTTGCCCTGGCTGGCGCTGCGCTGGCCGCGCCCCAAGCCGCTCGTGCCATGATGCGCGCCGAAGACCAGGCTGCCAAGCTGCCCGCCAAGGAGTATCCGCCGCTGACCGGTCCCTTCCGCCTGCCGGCCGAGTGGCACCAGGCGACCATGAGGCGCTTCCAGCAGAAGCTGGCGGAAAAGAAGCTCGATGGCGCTGTCGTCACCGGTTCCGACAATATTCAGTACCTCACCGGCGCCTTCGCCACCACCACCGAGCGCGCCATCTGGCTGTTCGTGCCCGCCCAGGGCGACCCGGCCATCTTCTATCCCGGCCTCGATCGCGACCTGTGGGAAACCTGGTGGATCAAGGACGGCGAATGGTATTTCGACTACCACCACCACGGTGCTTACAACCAGGTGGTGTGGACAGCCGGCCCCACCGCCGACCTGTTCGCCTGGATGCTGGAAGGCCTGAAGAAGCGCGGCCACGCTTCCGGCCGCATCGGCTTCGAGCAACCTCTGTCGGACGACGAGGCGGCCTCGCTGCGCAAGACTACGCCGCAGATGAAGCCGGAATGGAAGACCGTAGGTGAGACGTTGCTGCGCATGCGCCAGGTCAAGACCGAAGAGGAGCTGGCGCTCTGCCGCGTGGGCATCGCCCTCCATGACCGCATGATGGACTTCGCCCGTAGCTACATCCTGGGCTACGGCACCGACGCCACCGACTTCGAAGTCGGCCACGCCACCAGCGCTTTCGGTGCCGCCGAACTCGTGAAATATCTCAAGCTCGATGGCCGCCCGCACACCGGGGTCGGAGTCGGTGTCGGGTTCGAGTGCCGCACTGGCGTGGCCACCGCCTATCCCCATCCCAACCAGTTTTTCTACAAGAAGATCGAGCGCGGCGACGCCATCCAGATCGCCGCCGGCGTGCGCATCGGCGGCTATGGGGGCGAAGGCTATCGCGCCATGCAGATCGCCGGCCCCGCCGTCACCGACCTCCATCGCAAGATGTGGGAAGTGCACACCGCCATGACGCTCGAGCAGCAGAAGCTCATGCAGGCCGGCACACCCTGCAATGCCGTGGCGGAAGGCGTGCTCAAAGTGGCAAAGGACGGCGGCATGGAAAAGTACGTCTATCACCGCCCCGCCCACGGCGAAGGCAGCGAGGGCCACCAGGCGCCTTATCTTGCCCTCGGCGACACCATGCTGCTCGAAGAGAACATGACCTTCTCCAACGAACCCGGCCTCTACAATCCGGCGGGCGGCTTTGGCTACAACCACTCGAACCTTGTGAGAGTAACCAAGACCGGCGGCGAACAGTTCAACCAGACGCCGCTTACCAAGGAGTGGTGCTGGATTCAGATCTAG
- a CDS encoding fatty acid desaturase, which produces MEQETVAPERVNRINWVTAVFMMLFHVGAVAALFYFSWSALAVAVFLYWVSGSLGIGMGYHRLLTHRGYKTPRWVEYFLTTCGVLAMQGGPIFWVATHRIHHRFSDIEGDPHSPRDGGWWAHMGWILTGRALHHDADVLAKYAPDLARDRFQVWISKYHYVPQIVLGIGLLAAGGWPWLLWGTFLRTVFILHSTWLVNSATHMWGSRRFETRDDSTNNWWVALLSFGEGWHNNHHAHPTAARHGLAWYELDTNWIGIRTLQALGLARDIKLVKLKDPASEESATVPAMAEAAGD; this is translated from the coding sequence ATGGAACAGGAAACCGTAGCGCCAGAGAGAGTGAACCGGATCAACTGGGTGACCGCCGTCTTCATGATGCTGTTCCACGTGGGGGCGGTGGCGGCGCTGTTTTACTTCAGTTGGTCGGCGCTGGCGGTGGCCGTCTTCCTTTACTGGGTGTCGGGCAGCCTGGGCATCGGGATGGGATATCACCGGCTGCTGACCCACCGGGGCTACAAGACGCCCAGGTGGGTGGAGTACTTCCTAACCACGTGCGGGGTGCTGGCCATGCAGGGGGGCCCCATCTTCTGGGTGGCGACGCACCGCATCCATCACCGCTTCAGTGACATCGAGGGCGACCCGCACTCGCCGCGCGACGGCGGGTGGTGGGCGCACATGGGCTGGATCCTCACCGGGCGCGCGCTCCATCATGATGCTGACGTCCTGGCCAAGTACGCGCCCGACCTGGCGAGAGACCGCTTCCAGGTGTGGATCAGCAAGTACCACTACGTGCCACAGATCGTTCTGGGGATCGGATTGCTGGCGGCGGGAGGATGGCCGTGGCTGCTTTGGGGCACGTTCCTGCGCACGGTGTTCATCCTGCACAGCACCTGGCTGGTGAATTCGGCGACGCACATGTGGGGCAGCCGCCGCTTTGAGACGCGCGACGACTCGACCAACAACTGGTGGGTAGCGCTGCTCAGCTTCGGCGAAGGATGGCATAACAACCACCACGCGCATCCCACCGCGGCACGACACGGTTTGGCCTGGTACGAGCTGGATACGAACTGGATCGGCATCCGGACACTGCAAGCGCTCGGCTTGGCGCGCGACATCAAGCTGGTGAAGCTGAAAGATCCGGCGAGCGAAGAGAGCGCAACCGTTCCCGCGATGGCCGAAGCCGCGGGCGACTAG
- a CDS encoding protein kinase: MIGQQLGHYRIEAQIGAGGMGVVYRAQDESLGRAVALKLVSERFMADRKARKRLIDEARNASALNHPNICTIFEVGEADGHTYIAMEHVEGRTLNGIVLGQGLPPETLLRYAVQIADALAHAHQRGVIHRDLKSANVMITTEGRAKVLDFGLATREREQEIEDATRSRMSLTEAKTVAGTLHYMPPEVLRGQPADERSDIWSLGVMLYEMAAGRLPFSGATTYELSSAILREPIPALPANAGSGLRAVVGRCLKREPGERYQKASEVRAALETLESSTEVTVPVPAAGETQRVSRWVIVGGAVLIAAVIIAIGIRGTPFGIGITSSEGRESPARQPVMQLEFEGKPSANAEANEYFQKGVLFLNTQFNVPRAREMFERALEIDPRFGKARGVYAFTYVLMIEGGYSNDSALLYKAEAEARRALQDDPSSRQSRIALAGVYLLQGRKELVSGELEQVSKGDPNSGLPATMWELLYHRFNGNYGRAEQLANEMLAATPTFFPARTYRGEMWREQGKPADDIREQEKVLEQDATNILALGHLSRAYLDLGDVAKARATLERVKPEDRRNYRIRLARALVLAREGKRVEALKEMDSEVQKYAGSSAPLNVQAAAFYATLGEKEKALEWLDRAVRNGDERAEYFQSDPLLRSIRDEARFKQVLESIAYRRQQRTPGM, translated from the coding sequence ATGATCGGCCAACAGCTCGGCCACTACCGCATTGAAGCGCAGATCGGCGCCGGCGGCATGGGTGTGGTGTATCGCGCGCAGGATGAGAGCCTGGGCCGCGCGGTAGCGCTCAAGCTGGTGAGCGAGCGCTTCATGGCGGATCGCAAGGCTCGTAAACGGTTGATTGACGAGGCGCGGAATGCTTCCGCCCTGAACCATCCCAACATCTGCACCATCTTCGAGGTTGGGGAAGCCGACGGACACACCTACATCGCCATGGAGCATGTGGAAGGGCGCACGCTCAACGGCATAGTGCTGGGCCAGGGGCTGCCGCCGGAAACGCTGCTGCGCTACGCGGTGCAGATCGCGGACGCACTGGCGCATGCGCATCAGCGTGGAGTCATTCATCGCGACCTGAAGAGCGCGAACGTGATGATCACGACCGAAGGGCGGGCCAAGGTGCTGGACTTCGGGCTGGCCACCCGGGAGCGGGAGCAGGAGATCGAGGATGCGACGCGCTCGCGCATGTCGCTGACGGAAGCAAAGACAGTGGCGGGCACGTTGCACTACATGCCGCCGGAGGTGCTGCGCGGGCAGCCGGCGGATGAACGCTCGGACATCTGGTCGCTGGGCGTGATGCTCTATGAGATGGCCGCGGGCCGCTTGCCGTTCTCTGGAGCCACGACTTACGAGCTGAGTTCGGCCATTCTGCGCGAACCGATACCGGCACTTCCGGCGAACGCGGGAAGCGGCTTGCGAGCCGTGGTAGGGCGCTGTTTGAAGCGCGAACCCGGCGAGCGTTACCAGAAGGCCAGCGAGGTGCGGGCGGCGCTGGAGACGCTGGAGTCGAGCACGGAGGTGACCGTCCCGGTGCCGGCGGCGGGAGAGACGCAACGCGTATCACGGTGGGTGATAGTTGGCGGGGCCGTACTCATTGCTGCGGTGATTATCGCGATAGGGATTCGCGGGACGCCGTTCGGCATCGGTATCACCTCCAGCGAAGGTCGTGAATCACCCGCACGCCAGCCCGTCATGCAGTTGGAGTTTGAGGGCAAGCCCTCCGCGAATGCGGAAGCCAATGAATACTTCCAGAAAGGCGTACTGTTCCTGAACACGCAGTTCAACGTGCCGCGGGCGCGCGAAATGTTCGAGCGGGCGCTTGAGATCGATCCCCGGTTCGGCAAAGCCCGAGGCGTTTATGCGTTTACCTACGTGCTGATGATCGAGGGCGGGTACTCCAATGACTCCGCTCTGCTTTACAAGGCAGAAGCAGAAGCGCGGCGCGCGCTGCAGGACGACCCCAGCTCACGCCAAAGCCGGATCGCCCTGGCCGGGGTCTATCTGCTGCAAGGGCGCAAAGAGCTGGTTTCCGGAGAGCTGGAGCAAGTGTCGAAAGGGGATCCGAACAGCGGGCTGCCGGCCACAATGTGGGAGCTGCTCTATCACAGGTTCAACGGGAACTACGGGCGAGCGGAGCAACTGGCCAACGAAATGTTAGCCGCCACGCCCACGTTTTTCCCGGCGCGCACCTACCGGGGAGAGATGTGGCGCGAGCAAGGCAAGCCGGCCGACGACATTCGGGAACAGGAGAAGGTATTAGAGCAGGATGCGACAAATATTCTTGCGCTCGGCCACCTGAGCCGCGCTTACCTCGACTTGGGAGATGTAGCCAAGGCGCGGGCCACGCTGGAACGTGTAAAGCCGGAAGACCGCCGGAACTACCGCATTCGCCTGGCGCGCGCCTTGGTCCTGGCGCGGGAAGGGAAGCGGGTGGAAGCGCTCAAGGAAATGGACTCCGAAGTGCAGAAGTATGCCGGATCGAGTGCGCCTTTAAATGTCCAAGCGGCGGCTTTTTACGCGACGCTGGGCGAGAAAGAAAAGGCGCTGGAATGGCTTGACCGTGCTGTGCGCAATGGAGATGAACGCGCGGAGTATTTCCAGAGCGACCCGTTGTTGCGCAGCATTCGCGACGAAGCACGGTTCAAACAGGTTCTGGAGTCCATCGCCTACCGGCGGCAGCAGCGTACGCCGGGGATGTGA